The Candidatus Edwardsbacteria bacterium region AGCTTTTGCGGTTCGACATATTCTGTCGGCACCTCCTGCTGGGAGATCTCCCAATTCTGGCAGAACTGGCAGTCCAGGTTGCAGCCGTTGGGTCCGGTGGAAAGTATCTGTTTTCCCGGATGAAAATGAAACAGCGGTTTTTTCTCGATGGGATCCATAGCCAGCGCCACCACTTGGCCGTAACTTAAGGCCTCCAGGATCCCGTCCGAATTTCGCCTGACCCGGCATAGCCCGGCCTTCCCCGGCGCTATCCGGCACAGGTGGGGGCACAGCAGACACTGCACAACATCGCCACCGGTCTTTTTATAATACTTTGCTTCCATTTTTATATTCCCGCCGTAACGTGGGTGGAGCCGGCAAAATGCTAAAGTCTAATATCCTGAAAACCTTTGTGATCTTTGTGCCCTTGGTGGTTTAAACCTTGGGATGGGGTCACTTTTTCTTTTTCCCGGCCGGCTTTTTCTCCTCCAGCATAAGCAGGCCCTCCCAGCGGGGGTCCATGGATCGCTTGCCGCACCGGCATTCCCCGTTGTTGAGATCCTTTCCGCAGGTCGGGCAGATGCCCCGGCAGTCCTCCGAGCAGAGCGGCTTCATGGGCAGGGCCAGTACCATGGCCTCCCTGAGGTCGGGCCACAGGTCGATCTCGTTGCCCCTGTAGGCTATCACGTTCAGGTCGTCGGAAGTAAGCTCCGCCTCCTTCCCCACCAGCGCATCCTCTAATTTTCCGGTGCGGTAGAAAAGCTCCAGGGGCTGGCTGACGGAGCACCGGAAATCGTTCAGGCAGCGGGAACATTCCTGGAGAGCGGTGAAAGTCAAAGCCCCCTTGACCCTCAGGGTGCTGCCGCACTTCTCGATGACCAGGTCGCCCGAAAGATCGGCGAACTCCGGAGGGTCTCCGATGCTCCCCTTTCTCTCCACCCGGTAGGGATTGAACCCCTCCCGTAATTCCTTGACCCTGATCTTCACTTGGTGCCCATTAGATTATATCGCCTTGATGATTGATCGCATGAGTTTAAAAATGGATTCCCTCTCGGGTCGGTTGAGTGCAGTAACCTGGATTTCCGCCAGAGTTTTGCTGAATGTAATGAAACGCGTGAATGACAAGTGGGTGAAAATCTTTGCGTCTTGGTGCCTTTGTGGCAAGGATAACCCGGGGGACTATTTCTGCTGCTTCTTATCCAGGGCCCATTGGTAAGCCTCGTCCCGCATGTTGTTCCGGTAGCCGGGATCCTGGAAGGAATATTTGAAATTGGTGTGCACGTCGTAGCGCCGTTCGATGATGGCCACCACGTCCTCGGTGAAAACCAGTTCCTCGTCGGTGGGAATGACGAACAGCTTGACCCGGGAGCTGTCGGACGAGATCACAAACTCGTGATTGCGGTTTTTGGCCGTGGTGTTCCTCTCCTGGTCCAGCACGATCCCCATCTCGTCCAGTCCGGAGACCGCCTGGGCCCTGAGCCGCGGCCCCATCTCCCCCACCCCGCCGGTGAAGACGATGGCATCCAGATGCCCCAGCGCGGCATAGTAGGATCCGATGTACTTGCGCAATTTGTAGGCCTCGATCTCGAAGGCCAGTTTGGCCCGTTCGTCGCCCTCGTCCATGGCCTTCTCGATGTCCCGGCGGTCGATGTATTTCCCGGAGATGCCCAGCACCCCGCTTTTCTTGAGGTAGATGGACTCCACCTCCCGGGTGGTCAGCTTCTCCTTGTTGCAGATGAAGGGCATCAGGCCGGGGTCCACGTCGCCGCTGCGGGTGCCCATCACCAGGCCCTCCATGGTGGTCAGGCCCAGGCTGGTGTCGTAGGAACAGCCGTTCCGGATGGCGGCCAGGCTGACCCCGTTGCCGATGTGGCAGGTGATCAGATTGACCTCGAAGGGGCTCTTACCCAGCATCACCGCCGCCCGGCGGGCCACGTAGAGATGGGAGGTGCCGTGGAACCCGTAGCGCCGGACCCCGTACTTCTCGTACCACTCGTACGGCACCGGGTAGATATATGATGTCTTGGGCATGGTCTGGTGGAAGGCGGTGTCCATCACCGCCACATGGGGGATGGTGGGCATCAAAGCCTGGGCGGCCCGGATGCCCAGCACATTGGGGGGGTTGTGCAGCGGGGCCAGTGCGGACAGGTCCTCGAAGGTTTTTATCACCTCCTCGTTGATCAGGGTGGATTTGGCGAATTTCTCGCCGCCGTGCACCACCCGGTGGCCCACCGCGGTGATCTCCTTGATGTCGGAGATGACCGGATGGTTCTCGTGCAGCAGGGTGTCCAGTATCAGCTGGATGGCCACTTCGTGATTGGGGCAGGATCTCTCCGCTTTGTGGGGCTCCCGATGGGGCACCTCGTGGATGATGAAGGAGCTCTCGGTGGACACCCTCTCCACCAGGCCCTTGGCCATGATCTCTTTCTGGCTATAGTTGTAAAGCTGGTACTTGACCGACGAGCTCCCGCAATTGAGCGACAGCACTATGATGTCGTTGGACACTGGTACACCTCATGAAATATATTTAAAGGTTTTTGTTAACAAAAAAAGATCCGGGCCGCGACAGCCATGGCAATTCCGGCCTGCAAGATAATAATGCCTGCTTATAAGGTCAGATTTTATTCATGGCTTAATACCAAGCCGTTGAACCTCTGAAACCTTTTCAACTTTTAAACCTCCTGACAGCAGTCATCCTCTTTGTCAGTTCATCTCCTGGCGAACGGCATGCTGTAGATCCTTTTGATCCGGCGGTGGATCCTTACCATGGCGCTTTCCCGGAAGAAGAAATGCACCTCGCGTTTGGCCGATTCCGGCGAATCGGAGGCATGGACGCAGTTGAAGCGGGTGGCCGTGGCATAGTCATGGCGAATGGTGCCGAAGGCGGCCTCATCCGGGTTGGTGCTGCCCACCAGCTGGCGCAGATTGGTTATGGCGTTCTCCCTTTCCAGCACGCACAACACGCTGGGATCCGAGGTCATGAACTTCACCAGGGCCTTGTAGAAGTTTTTTTTGCGGTGCATCCGGTAGAAACCCTTGGCCTGGGACTCGGTCATCTTGATCATCTTCATGGCTATGATCTGGAATCCGTCCAGCTCCACCCGGTGCAGTATCTCTCCGATCAGCCCCCGCTCCACCGCATCGGGCTTGATGATCATCAGGGTCCG contains the following coding sequences:
- a CDS encoding acetate kinase, whose product is MIVLSLNCGSSSVKYQLYNYSQKEIMAKGLVERVSTESSFIIHEVPHREPHKAERSCPNHEVAIQLILDTLLHENHPVISDIKEITAVGHRVVHGGEKFAKSTLINEEVIKTFEDLSALAPLHNPPNVLGIRAAQALMPTIPHVAVMDTAFHQTMPKTSYIYPVPYEWYEKYGVRRYGFHGTSHLYVARRAAVMLGKSPFEVNLITCHIGNGVSLAAIRNGCSYDTSLGLTTMEGLVMGTRSGDVDPGLMPFICNKEKLTTREVESIYLKKSGVLGISGKYIDRRDIEKAMDEGDERAKLAFEIEAYKLRKYIGSYYAALGHLDAIVFTGGVGEMGPRLRAQAVSGLDEMGIVLDQERNTTAKNRNHEFVISSDSSRVKLFVIPTDEELVFTEDVVAIIERRYDVHTNFKYSFQDPGYRNNMRDEAYQWALDKKQQK
- the ndk gene encoding nucleoside-diphosphate kinase, with amino-acid sequence MTGQQHPKGPPERTLMIIKPDAVERGLIGEILHRVELDGFQIIAMKMIKMTESQAKGFYRMHRKKNFYKALVKFMTSDPSVLCVLERENAITNLRQLVGSTNPDEAAFGTIRHDYATATRFNCVHASDSPESAKREVHFFFRESAMVRIHRRIKRIYSMPFARR
- a CDS encoding DUF177 domain-containing protein — its product is MKIRVKELREGFNPYRVERKGSIGDPPEFADLSGDLVIEKCGSTLRVKGALTFTALQECSRCLNDFRCSVSQPLELFYRTGKLEDALVGKEAELTSDDLNVIAYRGNEIDLWPDLREAMVLALPMKPLCSEDCRGICPTCGKDLNNGECRCGKRSMDPRWEGLLMLEEKKPAGKKKK